TTGTGCAGCAGACAGCCTAGGGCGTGAACGGCCGGAGGCGGAAGATCCAATTCGCACGGCGTATATGCGGGACCGGGATCGGGTTATTCACTCCAAAGCCTTTCGACGGTTAAAGCATAAAACCCAAGTCTTTATTTCTCCGGGAAGCGATCATTACCGCACGCGGCTGACCCATACGCTGGAAGTGAATCAAATCGCTAAAACCATCGGTCGGGCTTTAAATTTGAACCTGGACCTCATTGAAGCCATTGCGCTGGCCCATGATGTTGGTCATACGCCGTTTGCCCATTGCGGGGAGGAAGTTTTAAACCGCCGCATAAAAACAGGCTTTAAGCACAATGAAAACAGCCTGCGCGTTTTAAAACGCATAGAGGCACACGGTGACCGCCGGGGTCTAAACCTTACTCAGGAAGTTTTAGACGGGGTGCTGCACCACAGTGGCTTTTCAGCTGCCGGAGAGGCGATGACTCTGGAAGGGCAAATTATCCGTTTTGCGGATAAAATTGCCTATGTGCAACACGATATTGACGATACCGTCCGGGCAGGCTTGTTAAGCGAGGCCGACCTGCCTGACGCCTATACCAATGTATTGGGGCACAGCCTGTCGGAACGGCTGACTACCCTAGTGGAAGACCTGGTCCAAGAGGGCTTACACTTGGATTTTAGGCCGGATGGCGGATTGCCAAAGCTTTCATTCAGTGAGCCTGTTCATCGGGCGCTTACCGGGCTGCGGGCTTTTTTGTTCAAGGCGGTCTATACCGGTGACGTTTGCCAAAAAGAAAGGGAGAGGGCCAGCTTTGTGGTGGATTTTCTCTTCTCCTATTATATGAAGCATCCGGAAAAGATGCCCACCTTTTACCAGCAGCTGGCGGCCTTGGATGGCCGGGAGCAAGGGGTGGCCGATTATATTTCCGGTATGACGGATAATTTTTGCATTGCGCTTTTCAAGGATCTGACCTTGCCGCGTTCTTTTATCGGCCTCTAGCGGAAACAGTTGTGAAAACCTAAAATGTATGCTAAAATAATACTTTACCAATGATAAAGGTGAAGTGGATAACTTCTCCGGAGGCCTGTCCTGCGGAGATTTTTTCACGGCAAAAACCGAGAGGGGGACTCATCGTGTCGGAGAATCGGGGACTGATTCCCCAGGAAATCATTGATGAAGTCAGTGAGCGCGTTGATATTGTGGCGCTTATTTCTCGTTATGTATCCTTAAAACGCAGCGGTGCCAATTTTACGGGCCTTTGTCCCTTTCATAATGAAAAGACGCCTTCTTTTTCGGTGTCCCCCCAAAAACGGATTTTTCATTGCTTCGGATGTGGGGCCGGGGGGAATGCCTTCAAATTCTTGATGGAAATGGAGCACCTTAGTTTTCCACAGGCGGTGCGACGCTTGGCCAAGGAAACCGGTGTCGCGGTTCCGGAGCCTGACATGAGTCCGGAAAAGAAAGCGGCCTTGCGCCAACGCAAACGTTTGGAAGAAGTCAATGAAAAAGCCTGTCGCTTCTATCGGTCGGTTTTGGCCGATGGCCGGTCGCCGGTCATCCGCGATTATTTAACAGGCCGCGGCGTTCAAGGGGCCATTGAGGAGCGGTTTGAATTGGGCGCTTGCTTGCCCGGCTGGGACCATATGACCCGTGCGCTACAGCGTCAGGGGGTCAGCGCCGATGAGTTGATCCAGCTCGGCTTAAGCGGGCGCAGCGCGAAAACAGGAAACTTGTATGACCGCTTTCGCGATCGGTTGATCTTTCCAATTCGCAATGCCCAGGGTCACGTTGTCGCTTTTGGCGGGCGCATTTTGGAAAAAGATGCGGCGCCTCAAAAGTACCTGAATTCTCCAGAAACTTCCCTCTACCATAAGGGCTCAGAATTATATGGGCTGTATCTGGCGAAAGATGCCATCCGGGATAAGGACCGGGTTGTGGTGGTGGAAGGCTATATGGATGTCCTGGCCTGCCATCAAAACGGCATTGACAATGCGGTGGCTCCCTTAGGCACAGCGCTGACCGATGCGCAAATCAAGCGGCTGCTGAGGTACACCTATCAGTTCGTAACCGCCTTTGACGGCGATGCAGCGGGCATTCGTGCCACCCTAAAAAGCATTGAGCGGATTGAAACACTTGGCGGACGGGTTCGCGTGCTGCGTTTTCCAAAGGGTCAGGATCCGGATGAATTTTTAGCGGCGCAAGGGAAGGCAGCCTTTGAAGCCCTTGTGGAAACGGCGCCGGAAGGCTTGTCCTTCCGCTTGCAGGCCTTGGCGGACCAGGCCGATTTATCGCGTATTGAAGTGCAGATGCATCTATTGGCGGAAATTTTGCCAACTGTGGACCACTATCGGACGCCGGCAGAAAAAGACCACGCTTTTCGCATCATTGCAGACTTTTTAGACTTATCCGAGCAAGTGGTGAAAGAAGAGTACCGCTATAGCCATCGGTATCAACGTCGGCGGCCTTCTGAACCGGAAGAGGCGCTGCCAGATGAACTGCCTAAACCGGTTATCACAGGTCGTGAATGGCTGCTTTTGGCTTATTTGGTGGATAATCCGAAAAATTTTTCATCTGTGGCTTCTTGTGGAGATGCTTCTTTGTTTGATAATGA
This portion of the Peptococcus niger genome encodes:
- the dnaG gene encoding DNA primase yields the protein MSENRGLIPQEIIDEVSERVDIVALISRYVSLKRSGANFTGLCPFHNEKTPSFSVSPQKRIFHCFGCGAGGNAFKFLMEMEHLSFPQAVRRLAKETGVAVPEPDMSPEKKAALRQRKRLEEVNEKACRFYRSVLADGRSPVIRDYLTGRGVQGAIEERFELGACLPGWDHMTRALQRQGVSADELIQLGLSGRSAKTGNLYDRFRDRLIFPIRNAQGHVVAFGGRILEKDAAPQKYLNSPETSLYHKGSELYGLYLAKDAIRDKDRVVVVEGYMDVLACHQNGIDNAVAPLGTALTDAQIKRLLRYTYQFVTAFDGDAAGIRATLKSIERIETLGGRVRVLRFPKGQDPDEFLAAQGKAAFEALVETAPEGLSFRLQALADQADLSRIEVQMHLLAEILPTVDHYRTPAEKDHAFRIIADFLDLSEQVVKEEYRYSHRYQRRRPSEPEEALPDELPKPVITGREWLLLAYLVDNPKNFSSVASCGDASLFDNDAKSLYQTLRAGYEKYGQVSVGALDARFSEGLANALAYLEAHIPSEKKDRHFNQLLTEQRLADLEAQYARGLQALNRCPDGDDDCTREILDQLEALLIEKKLLEDGPRRET
- a CDS encoding deoxyguanosinetriphosphate triphosphohydrolase, yielding MNIRENILFQEKENLSPLAACAADSLGRERPEAEDPIRTAYMRDRDRVIHSKAFRRLKHKTQVFISPGSDHYRTRLTHTLEVNQIAKTIGRALNLNLDLIEAIALAHDVGHTPFAHCGEEVLNRRIKTGFKHNENSLRVLKRIEAHGDRRGLNLTQEVLDGVLHHSGFSAAGEAMTLEGQIIRFADKIAYVQHDIDDTVRAGLLSEADLPDAYTNVLGHSLSERLTTLVEDLVQEGLHLDFRPDGGLPKLSFSEPVHRALTGLRAFLFKAVYTGDVCQKERERASFVVDFLFSYYMKHPEKMPTFYQQLAALDGREQGVADYISGMTDNFCIALFKDLTLPRSFIGL